The following coding sequences lie in one Lolium perenne isolate Kyuss_39 chromosome 2, Kyuss_2.0, whole genome shotgun sequence genomic window:
- the LOC127329896 gene encoding peroxidase 2-like, with amino-acid sequence MHATVLTFNLPCPQDSLPSYISPLAAPTPSPPSTATLSPAMPTPSPSTNLRLKVGYYKRSCPQAENIIRAAVRSATSKNPGIGAGLIRLHFHDCFVQGCDASVLLDPTPTNLQPEKLSPPNVQSLRGFEVIDLAKKALEKVCPGRVSCADIIALAARDASLFLSSGKINFQMPAGRLDGRVSLSSEALQFLPPPFSNLSQLINIFKAKNLDEDDLVVLSGAHSIGVSHCSSFTGFLAPNPPAMDPAFAAKIQSKCALRPNVSSDPTVMQDIMTPNQLDSRYYTNILKRNVLFASDAALLSSQRTTIKVLENAFIPSRWEMKFAKAMVKMAAIELKTAANGEIRRMCRVINN; translated from the exons ATGCATGCCACGGTACTAACATTTAATTTACCTTGCCCTCAAGATTCTTTACCAAGCTACATTTCTCCCCTTGCCGCACCAACACCAAGCCCACCGAGCACGGCTACACTGAGCCCCGCAATGCCAACCCCCTCTCCATCTACAAACCTGAGGCTCAAAGTCGGCTACTACAAGCGCTCATGCCCACAAGCAGAAAATATCATCAGGGCGGCCGTCAGGAGTGCCACGTCAAAGAACCCCGGCATTGGTGCAGGGTTAATTCGATTACACTTCCATGATTGCTTCGTCCAG GGTTGTGATGCATCCGTCCTCCTCGATCCGACACCGACAAACCTGCAGCCGGAGAAACTCAGCCCTCCCAATGTCCAAAGCCTCCGTGGCTTCGAAGTGATCGACTTAGCAAAGAAGGCACTTGAGAAGGTGTGCCCTGGTAGGGTCTCATGTGCCGACATAATCGCCTTGGCTGCCAGAGATGCATCTTTATTTCTAAGTAGTGGAAAGATCAATTTCCAGATGCCGGCGGGACGCCTCGATGGTCGTGTGTCCCTCTCCAGCGAGGCACTTCAATTCCTTCCCCCGCCATTCTCCAACCTCTCGCAGCTCATCAACATCTTCAAGGCCAAGAACCTGGATGAGGACGACCTTGTGGTGCTCTCTGGCGCTCACTCCATTGGAGTGTCCCACTGCTCGTCCTTCACTGGTTTTCTCGCCCCAAACCCTCCCGCCATGGACCCGGCCTTCGCTGCCAAAATTCAGAGCAAGTGTGCATTGAGGCCGAACGTATCCAGCGACCCCACGGTGATGCAAGATATTATGACACCCAACCAGCTAGACAGTCGGTACTACACGAATATTCTCAAGCGCAACGTGCTCTTCGCCTCTGACGCGGCGCTATTATCGTCGCAGCGGACGACAATAAAGGTGCTAGAGAACGCGTTTATACCCAGCAGGTGGGAGATGAAGTTTGCGAAGGCGATGGTCAAGATGGCTGCCATAGAGCTCAAGACCGCTGCCAATGGGGAGATCAGGAGGATGTGCAGGGTCATTAACAATTAG